The nucleotide window GGTGCATCGGAAGCAGGCGATTTTTGAGGTGGGATCTGATCAGGCGGGGCCGTCGACATCGGGCGGTCGACGTTTCATCAGTATACCCGCAATGTCCAGATCTCGGACCGGCGAAAATCGCGTTTCGTTCCGATGAATCCCGGCATGCGGCAACGTTGCCGGGTTGGATCGCACCGGTTGCCGATGGGCCGGACAGGGACGCCACGGCCGGCCCACTCACGCCGGCCCATTCCTGTGGGCCGCGGTTCGGGAAAGTGGTTCGGCAAAGTAATTCGGCGATGCGGTTCAGCGAAACCGTGGCCGAGGTTGGTCACGGCGACGGTCCGACGGGCGGGCTGCCTGGTCGCTATGTCGCGTCCGGGGCTAAGTCGTGCCCGGGTTTAAGTAGCGTCTTGGTAATGGCGTGCGGCGCCCGGTCGTTTGTGGTGGATGCCGCCGTGCCGGGGGCTACTGATCGATGCCGCCACGCTGGGACCAGTCACCAGAGGCGGGGGGGCGAAAGTTTACGGAAGGTAAACTTTCCGGCGTCTCCGTTGCGGCCTCTTTGGCTGTGGAGTGGCGGGTCAATTGCGGCTCTTTGGGCCGCCGTGGGGTATCGTCTTTCTGGCGATTTTGGGGTCGAGCTTGGGGGCCGGGGCGTCGGCCGCGACGGCGTCCTCGTTGAAGCGGAACGTGCCGAGCGTCCAGCCGTTGAAGCAGCTTGGTGATGCACAGCTTATTGATGCTCAGGTTCTGTTCGTCGGCTTCCATTCGCAGCGCTTCGTGAAGTGATTTTGGGATACGGATCGTGATCATCCGCTCCGGTTCGCTGGCCCCTCCCTTGCCCACTTCCTGGCTCCGCAACGCCGCGATCATCTCCTGAATTTCGATGTACGGATCGGTGGTCTCGAAGTACCGCATCTGGTCCGGGTGTGGGAACAGTTTTCGGCAGACGCCTTCGGTCCCCAGCAGCTCGCGAAACAGAACCACCCAGTCCCCCGTTTGGCTGAAAGCCTCGGCCGCCAAGCGAAGGGCTTCGCCGGGGCGTTCTTCCACCGGCAGATCGGTGTCGATCGGACCCAAGTTCAGGCGTACCGATTCAGGCTGGGGCTTGTCCGGATCCGGATCGCTGGCGTATCGCAACGGCCGGCCTTCGGCGTCCACGGCGTTCTTGCCGTTCAAGTTGCGGCGGGCGGGGGCGGAGTTATGCGAAGGCGATGATGAGGGCATGGCGAACGAAATTTCCGGTCGGATTCCTTGACGAGCACGTCCCCGAGCGGGCCCCGGCGGTGCTCGCTGGTATCCTGGGAGGGCGTGCGATTGATTTGCCGCCATCCTCCGACCCATTCAAATGCTATCGCCGAACATTTGCTGTCATAACGACTTAGCGATGCCGCCACCAGGTTGCGCACTGGCTGTGCAGCCACCCAAAGGTGTGGTGAACGGCGTTTGCTGAAGAATTGGGCAGTCCGATTTGGCTCGCTGCCCAGGTGTCCGCCTTGTCGGGCAAGCGGAAATTTCACGAAAAGTTTTCTTGCGGCGGTCGCGTCCGGTGGCGATTCGCGTCGCCGCCGTGCCAGGCCGCTAGTACCACTTTTCCACCAGGAAGCTGCCGTTGTCGGCAACGTCGAACAGTGGGCGACAGTAGCGTCCGCAACCGTTCGGTCCGCCCGGTCGATAGACCAGTGCGATCGACACATTCCAGTGTTCGTTGCGGTGCTGGTTGCTCGCACCCTCACCCACCACATAGGTGGTGCTGGTTGCCAGCATCAGCTTCTCACGCAGCGGCAGATTCAGGTGCGATCCCATCAGGAAATTGCCTTCGTCGGTGCCGCCCAAAAAGCCCATCGCGTCACCGCCGCCGGACAGGATCCGGCGATAGAACAGACGGTACTGGTCGATCGCTTCGAACTGGACATAGTCGGTGACGAATTGACCGTCGTCGTTGAGCACCGTGGTGTCGGAAATGTTGCTGTTCAAAGCCGCCGTGTAACGGACGCCGAAGTCGTGACAGCGACCGGTCCGCCAGCTGACTTCGCCGCGGATTTGCAGCAGGTCGCCTTGGAAATACCAGTCGTCATTCAGGTAATCCAGCACGGCCCCGTATTGCAGGCCGTAATCCACCCGGCGAAACAGTCCGCCGGTCAGGAAGATCTGGTTGCGGCTGGAGTCGGAAAACTCGCTGCCACGCAGGTTCGATTGGGTCGCACGCAGCCCCAATTGGGCGGCCAGATCGACGCCCAGCCAGCGGCGAAGCGAACGGCCTTCGTTGACCCCTTGGTGGAACCCGAAGCTGCCCGATCCGTCCAGGACTCGGTTGCCCCCCGGGCCGGCGTCGACGTAGTTCAGCGGGCCGCTGTAGGCCATCGAACCGGCGAAGAATTGAAAGCGTGACCAGTTGATTCTCAGGATCGGCAAGAAGACCGGGACCGCAGCCGGCCCCCCCACGGAATCACAGCCGCCGCCGTCGCAGCCGCCACAGTCACAGCCGACCGTGCCGCTGCAGCCGAGCGAACCGTATCCGTATTCCATTCCGCATCCGGGTTCGATTCCACAAGCCGGTTCCATGCCACACACCGGTTCACAGCCACAGGCCGCTTCGATCCCGCAAACGGGTTCCATCCCACAGGCCGGCTCGACGATCACCGCTTCCATCCCACATCCCGGTTCGGCGCCACAGTGGCCGCAATCGCAAACCGGTCCGCATCGACCGTGGTCTTCCAGGAAACCAACTTGTTGAACGTTGCCGCCGTTTCGTTTGACCAGATTTCCGCGAAGTGATTCGGCGGGCACCTCGGCCAGCACCTGGCCTTCGGCCGCCATCCGGATCATGGAATTGCGGCTGCTGGTCGGACGTTTGGGGGCCACCGATGTCCGAGGCGATCCGGCCGGTTTGGCGTTGAACTGGATGCGTCCGGGCGGCTGGGCTTGATAGCCGGACCGCAGGTGATTGTTGGGCGTTTGGTTGGACACTTGGGCGGAGCCCGCCGGGCAACGCAGAATGCCCACCGCGATCAGGCACGTGACGATCGCGGTCATCCGCCAGCGGCGGGAATCCTGTAATGATCGACCAAGCGTTATCATGACGTTGCTTTGTGGCTTTTTGGCTGTCGGGGAGGGGATGTGTTTGTCATCAAGCACCGGCAGGCGGAATCCGGCGGCGATCGGGCCCGGCGAAACGGAAAAGCGTTTCGCGTCGGGGGGATCGCCGCAATGTTCGGGACCGCCGGCCTACCAAGACGACTGCCTGGTTCCCCTCATCGGCTCCGCAGAATCGTTTTAATGAGAAAAGTTGGTCTAATCGTTACTCTTTTCCATCGTTGCCCCTCTTTCGCGGAGGTTTGCGAAAACTGTGAAAGGCTGGCGCTTTGGCGGTGCCGCAGGGGCTCGCGTCAATGGAAAGCTTGGTCGGCCTGGGAAGACTGGTTGGTTCTGGCGGTTTGCCTGCTGGGGATGCTGTCGGCCGAGACCGCCATCGCTCAGGCAGCCGGAGATAAGGACTCCAACGCCCAGCAAACCGGTGCCCAGGATGCCGGCGGCCGGACCGCTGGCACCTCGGCAATGAAGTATCCGATCGCCGTGGCCGTCGAATCGGGCGACGCCGCGACCGACGACACGCTGTACATCGTCGACCTGGAGTTGCCGGGGATCTGGATGTCTAAATCCGGCGACCGCACTCTGTTCGCCGAGGGTTCGCCGCGTTTCCGCCAGCCGCTGAATCGGCCTCGTTGCATCGCGTTGCACCCGAGCGGCGGCGTCCTGGTGGGCGACTCGGCGACCCGCGAGGTCTATCACATTCCCGCCGCCGGCGCCGAACCGAAGCCCTTGTCGGGTGGCAAGATCGGCATTCCGATGTCGTTGGCGGTCGATTCGGGCGGCCAATGGCTGTTCGTCGCGGATGCCGAAACGCAGGCGATTTGGCGGATGCCGGTCGACGGTGGTGCCCCCGAATGGTTCGCCCGGGTCAATGCACGAGGCCTGGCGTTTCGCGACGAATCCACGTTGGCGGCTGTTTGTCCGGCCAAGCGGTCGGTTCAGCTGATCGACGTCAGCATTCCGACGGTCGATCGCCCCGACCGCATCGTCGACAACCCGGCGGTAACGACGGTGCTGGACCAGCGGACGTTCCAATTCCCCGCGGGCTTGGCCGTTGCCGACGACCGGTTGTTGGTGACCGACGTTTACGCGGGTGGCGTTTTCTCTGTCGACGGTGACGGTGCGGTCACCGCATGGGCCGAAGGGCAGGACCTGGCCGGACCGGTCGGGATCGCCGCCGGTGACAACGCCGTTTGGGTGGCCGACCCACAACGGGGACGCTTGGTGGCGTTTTCACGAGACGAATCGTCGCCGAAAGTCGTCGCGACGCGGCAATAGACGGGACCACTGATCGGCAGGAACGTCGACGACAAGCAGTTTCTCGCTGACTCGTCAGAATCCGGCGCTCGGGTTAAACTTCGGCATGGCAAGAAAGATTCTTATCGATTGTGATCCGGGCATCGACGACGCCGTCGCGCTTTGCATGGCGTTGTTCGATCCGCGGTTGGACATCATGGCGATCACGGCGACGGCGGGAACCGTCGATTCGGATCAAGCGACCAATAACGTCACGGCGTTGATCGAAACCCTGGATCCGCCTCGTTATCCGCGTGTCGGCAAAGCCCTGGCACCGTCCAGCGAAGCACCGGTCGATGGCAACCCGGCGTTGCATGGTGCCGACGGATTGGGCGGATTGAACCTGCGTGGTTCCAACCGCCAGCACCTGCCCGACGGCGACCGAGTCATGGCGGACGTGTTCCGACGTCATAAAAACGAGGTCACGTTGTTGTGCTTGGGCCCGCTGACGAATCTGGCCCGATTGGCCCGTCGCGATCCGGCGGTGTTGCCGTTGATCGACAAGGTCATCATCAGCGGTGGCGCGGTCCAAGCATCGGGCAATGCGTCGGTGGCCGCGGAGTTCAACATGTTCTTTGACCCGGCCGCGGCCAAGGACATCCTTGCTTCGGCAACGACCAAGAGCATGGTGCCGCTGGACGTGACCGAGGAATTCAGCTTCGGCGTCGAATTGCTGGAACGTTTGCCGAGCCGCGACACACGTGTCGGCCATTTGTTGCATCGGATTTTGCAGTTCGCCTTTCGCGCCGCTCACCATCATCTGGGCCGCGAAATGATTCCGCTGTACGCGCCCACCGCGTTGTTGTCGGTGCTGGAACCCGAACTGTTCCAGTGGGAACCCATGGCGGTCGACGTGGAAACCAAGGGTGAACTGACCCGCGGGATGACCGTCGCCGACTTGCGGATGCGTCCACAGTGGACGAGCAACATGGAAGTGGCGACGGAAATCAACGAAGCCGACGCCGAACAATCGCTGGTCCGTGGTCTGCGGTTCGCCGGCCAGCAAACCTAACGGCCAATCGTTAATTCATCGCCGACCATCGTCGCCTTTTGCTCCGCGCAAGCAACGCCATCAAGCGCAACGGTCGCCGAGTATCGTCGTCTTTCGCTCCGCGAAAGCAACGCTATCAAACGCAACGGTCGCCGAGCGAAAGGCGGCCATGCGATCCGTGGTCGCTCAGACCCATTCTTGTCGTGTCGGCTTGATCACGATTTCCGGCACGTTGGCGCGAGGCGGCAAGGCGCAGATCGATAGCACGACCGAAGCGATGTCCTCGGGCTGCAAAATCGACGCCTTGTGTTCGTCGCTGACCTTGACCGGACGGTTCTCCAAGATCGGCGTGTTCACTTCGCCCGGATACACGTTGGTGATCCGCACGCCTTCCTCGCGGACTTCGTTGGACACCGCGGTGCCCAGTGCGGTCATCGCGAACTTGCTGGCGCAGTAAACCACGCCGCCCAGGCTGATCGCACGTTTGCCGGCCACGCTGCTGATGTTCACGATCAAGCCGTCGCGTCGCTTTCGCATCGCGGGCAACACGCGGTGCATGCATCGATAAGCACCGGTCGCGTTGATCTGCAGCACACGTTCCCAATCCTCCGGCGCCATTTCCGCCATGGTGCGGTTTTGAATGTTGATCCCCGCGCTGTTGACCAGGATGTCGACGTCGCCAACGTTTTGCGTCACGTCGTCAAAGAACGCTTCGATGCTGGCCGCGTCGGCCACGTCAATCGTATGGCATCGCACCGGATGCGGGCCGGTCATCGACTGTGCCGCCGACTGCAGTTTTTCCAGCCGTCGCCCGCCGATAGTGACACGGCAACCGGCGGCCGCCAGCGCGGTCGCGATGCCTTCGCCGATACCGGTGCCACCGCCGGTGACGGCGACGATTCTGTCTTTCAGTGCATCCATGGTGTTCACAACGTGGGGATCATTGGTGGGATTTGGCCGTGGTGCCGGCGCGGACCGGAAAGCACCCGGCCGTCACAGGGGGACGCCCGTTTTGGATTGTGCACACAGTTTCTGCAAGGTGGGCAAGAACGACTGGTACTGTGGCTGGGCGGCCACGTTGCGTGTGGCTTCGGGATCGGTTTGGAAATCAATCAACTCGATGTCTTCCAGCTGGCCACCTTTGACGCGACGCCATTCGGTGTAACGAAAACGCGGTGTTCGAATGCTGGTACCCAGCACCGGTCCGACGCCCGGCTTATTGCGGCGGTATTGGCTGAACGCGGCCGCTTTTCCGTCGCGGTTGGGATCGCTCAGGACCGGCATCAATGATTCGCCCTGGCAGTGATCGGGGACCGACATCCCGGTCAGCTGGCATAGCGTCGGGTAGATGTCCACAAATTCCGCCAACGCGTTGGTCTGGTGATCGGCCGAAAGCTGGGGCGCCGAAAAGATCATCGGAACACGCGTGGCGACTTCGTAATTCGTGTGCTTGCACCAATCGCCATAGTCACCGACGTACCAACCGTGGTCGCCCCACAGCACGATGACCGTGTTGTCACGCTGGCCGGTTTGCTCCAGTGCATCCATTAGTTTGCCGACCTGGGCATCGGTGTAGCTGACCGCGGCGTAGTAGCCGTGGATCAACCGTTTGGTCGTTTCATCATCCAGCGTGTCGACGTTTCGCGGGATGTCGGGATAGTTTTTCAGTTCGCCCCACGTGCTGCGTCCGTACGGAACGCTGTCGACGATATCGACCCGCGGCGGAATCTGAATCTGGTCTCGGTCGTACAGGTCCCAGTACTTGCCGGGCGCGTTGAAGGGCAGGTGCGGCTTGACAAAGCCCACGGCCAAGAAAAACGGTTTGTCATGGTCGGCAAACCTTTCGATCAGCTTCACCGCACGCTGGGCGTTGTGCCCATCGGTGTAAGCGTCGTCGGGAACATCGCCGCCGTTCTCGGTTGCCGGGCCGTGCTTCAGGTTTTTGATTGTCGGGTGTTGAACCCGCTTGTTCATCGGCGTGGCAACATAGCCTTTGCCCTTCTTCGGATCGGCCGGTGCCCAGCGGTCCGCCTTCATCGTCCACGACGACGCGTCATCGTTGCGGCTGTGATAGACCTTGCCCAAAAAACAGGTTTCGTAACCGTTGTTCTTGAAGTGTTGTGGCAACGTCAGCACATCCGGCATCTTAGACCGAAGCGGTGTTTTGAAGTCCCAACAGTCGGTCGTTTCCGGGCGGCAACCGCTAAGCAAGCTGGCACGCGATGCCCCACACACGGCGACTTGGCAATAAGCGTGATTGAACTGGATGCCCGATTTGGCCAGCCGGTCAATGTTGGGGCTGTGAATATGCGTCGCCCCGTAACAGGCCAGTTCGGGACGCAGGTCGTCCACGGCAATCATCAAGACGTTCAAACGCTGGGACGAATCCGACGGCTTCTCATCGGCCTCCGCATGTTGGGGCCAATGGATGGCGACGCAGATCAACAACAACGTCAACAGGCGGGGTGTCCGGTGGGTTGCATTGGCGAACCCGGACAAGATGGGATGTTGTTCGCTGGGCATGGCGGGAACTCGTGAATGGGGCGGGGGCAAAAAGGAAGGGGCCGAATTAGCGGGCCCAGGACGGGCGGGCGCGGACGTTCGGGGGTGACGCGCGGTTGCCGTGACGGTGCGCGATGCCGCATAAGATACACTTGCGATCCCCACTTTGCCCGGCGGGCTTTCGTCGCACCACGCGGTCTGCCAGACTTGTGCCCAGACGGATCACGCATCGACGCGGGGAGCGCCGGGGGCAGGCCAGTGTCGTGCGGTCCGTCACTGGGCACGACTCTTCAAGCATGGGCACGAGACATGGATTCCTGGACCGCTTCACCGCTGGACATCGGGCAAGACGACACGCGGCGATTTTTGCCCGAAGGACCCTACGCGCTGGCGTCCGGTCAATTGTCTTGGGTGGCGATCCAGCACGGCGATGATGCGACAATCGGGTCATTGAATTTGTGCGATCTGGTTCGTCGCGAAAACCAGTCCTTTGATTTGCCCGGCCGTCCCGGATTCGCGTTTCCACGTGCCGATCGATCCGATTTTGTGGTCGGTTGCGAACGAAGCCTGGGCTTCTTTGATCCGGCCACCGGGCAATGGGACGTTCTGGTCGACGGCATCGATTCGGACGTCGACAACACGATCATCAATGACGGCTTGGTGGTCGACGACAACCTGATCTTTGGCACCAAGGATTTGGAATTTGCCAATCGCAAAGCCGGTTTGTACTTGTACCGTGGTCGTGACGGCCAATTGGTGCGTCTGCGTGACGACCAAGTCTGCAGCAACGGCAAAGCGGTGTATGCCGGTCAAGACGGATCGTTGCGTCTGATTGATATCGATTCGCCCACGCGCCAGATCGTCGGCTATCCGATCGATATCGACACCGCGATCTTGGGCGACCCAGAAGTCTTGGTGGATTTGAATGATGACCCCGCGGTACCCGATGGTGCGGTGCTGACGCCCGATGCAAGCGGCATCATTGTTTCGATGTACTTGCCCAAGGCGGCGGAGTACGGCGAGACACGCTGGTACGACTTGGAATCCGGTGCGCTGCGTGGAGTCTGGCGAACGCCGCAATCGCCCCAAAATACTTGTCCAGCCCTGGTGCCCATGGAAGGCGACGTGATGCTGGTCATCACAACCGCGGTGGAAAACATGAGCCCGGAAGACTTCGCCGCCTGTCCCAATTCCGGCCTGTTGTTCGTCGCACCGACTCCCTTCAAAGCCTCCGATTACCGACTGCCGCCACGCTTCGAAGGCTAACCCCCAAAGTCACCTTTCGCTATGCGAGAGTAGCGTCCGACCCTGCGTGCAACACCATCCGATCCGCCACCTCTGCCCCCTTCCAGGCTCCTGCCATTGCGAATCAGCGGCTTCGCCATTTTGCCGCTTCGCCTTTCATCGGACTCCGGATCATTTAACCGGCCCAATCTTTGTGGATTTTGTCGCGATGAACGTTGGGATGAAATCGGAAATGGGCCAATCTGACCAGCCGTCTTCGAACAACCCCGTGATGGCTAAGCCGGCGTCGGCCTGACCGCCAAGCTGGTCGGCCAGGGTGTGTCCAAAGCAAAAGGGTTCTCGTTGGTCAATCAAAGCCTTCTTTTGCTGTGCAGACAGGCTTGTCAAATCGGAATAGGGAATCTTGTGACGGACTTTGAATTCGCCCTTTTCCATCAACTCATCATCGAATAGATAAACGATTGGATTGACGATTCCGGAAAGCAAATCGGCGCCAACTTTCATGACTCGCGCCGCTTCCTTCCAAACCGGCAGCACGTCGGAAACAAAGGTGTTGGAACACGGGTGAACGATGAGGTCAAAGGACTGGTCGTCAAAAACGGAAAGGTCGGCCATGTCGCCTTGGATCAGCCGCAGCGACAAGCCTTCGCGATCGGCCACGAGTTGGTCTTGTGCCAATTGCCCGGGCGAATTGTCAAGCACCGTCACCTTTGCCCCAGCCGCCGCGAGGATCGGGGCCTGTTGGCCGCCGCTACCGGCCAGACACAGAACCTCGAAAGGACGCGCACGGAAATCAGGGAACCATTCGCGAGGAACCGGTTTTTCCGGTGTCAGAACAATCTGCCAGTCATCATTACGCGCACGTTGGATCTCCTCGGGTGAGACCGCAGTCGTCCAACGGTTTTTCTTTCGAACCTGATGGTCCCATGCCAGGCGGTTGTAGGCAAGAATATCGTCCGCTGGATCAGGGGGCCGGTTCATCGGTTGCAGAGTCCGAGTTCAATCAAATTTTCGGAAACAGCCCAGGCATAAAAAAGGGGCCGGTCGCCGCGCGTGGGCATTGATCAGTTCGTGCCATCGATTTCGCAGGATGGTCGCCCGTTCCATCCCAAGGGTAGCCGTTCACTCAGGCACTGCTTCGATGGAACTTGGTCCATCCGGGCCTTTTGCACTACTTCATCGGCGGTTGCAAGTTGACGGATTCGGCCAAGGCTGCGATGTCCGATGCGGCGACCATCGCATTTTGATCTTGAGGAAAACACTCGGCGCCGATGTAGCCCTTGTATCCCAAGTTTCGCAACCGATTCAAGATACGCCCATAAGCAACCTCACCCGTGCCCGGTTGAAAGCGATCCGGGGAATCTGCCAATTGCACATACCCAACCTGATGGATCCCATCTTCCAAATGGGTGATCAGGTTGCCATCGGTGCGTTGCATGTGAAAAAAGTCCCAGTTGATTTTCAAATTCGGAGAATCGACGGCCCTGCAAATGGACAGCGCCGGCTCCACGCCGTAGATGAAATGGCCGGGATGATCGAACGGATTGTAAGGCTCAATCGTTGCGATTTTGCCAGCCGATTCCAACTTTCCCAAGGCCGCTTCAACTGCCCTCGTGTAGGTGCCCAACATTTCCTGAACACTCTGGCCCTCGACAATTTTGTGTCCAGTCAGATTGAAATTGGGAACATCGAACAAGTCCGCCAGTTCAACCGCGAGATCGATCCAGTCAATGAAGGCATTTAGATTGTTGGCATCGGCAAGCGATGGCGCACCGGGTGAGATGCTGGTGACCTTCATCCCCTCGCCACGCGCACGCTCGGCAATTTTCTTTGCCGATACCAAGCCGCCGCCAAGCTTCTTTTTCTGGGGATTCCAAATTTCAATCGCGTCAAAGCCGACTTCTTTCGCCGCCGTGATGCGGTCGAGAAAGTCGAGGTCTTTAAACCACATCTCGATGTTGCAGGAGAACGAGGCGAGCCATCTCCGCCGATCTTCCAGTGTCATGTCCATCGACCTGCTTGACGCAGTCGAGTGGTCGGGCCCGGTTGCCCCACAGAGTGCCACGCCAACAGATGCGACGGCTGTTGATGCAAGGAGATGTCGTCGTTTTATCGTCATGTCTAGCGTCTATCGTGTTCGGTAAAAATCATCGATCGCCGTTCTCCCCATGCACGACGGCCGGTTCCGTCGCGGGGCCTGCACCCAGATAGCTTACCTTTGGCCAAGTTCGGTTCCCACCGGACTCCCGCTGGCGATCACCCAAAGTCGCCTTTCGCTCCGCGGAAGAAGCGTCCTCTCTCTGACGCAGGGTTTCGTCGCGGCCCAATGCCTATCATCGGCCGATCGCGAAGCGTGTTTCTTTACACATCCTGGAAAGGTATCCGGGCGACACTCATGTTTTGAAAGCTGCTACCCGTCACGGCTTGTCATGAAATCATGGATTGCTTTGATCGACTCTTCCAAGCTTTGTGAAGGTGGAAACAACAACGAATTTGGCGAACAGGGACATGCCCACAAACCAGAAATGACTCCGAGTTTCAAAAATGCTTGTTCGGTATATCCCGCTTGGCAATCCGGGCAAAGGGATTCATACGGCAATGGGGCGTTCAATTCGGCCAGCCTTTGTTCCGCTTCCACTGCGGTGTCAAACATTTCGCTTCGAAACGGCCACACACCCATCTCGTCTTTGATTCCGATAAAGCACCCACCGCTTGGAGACGAGAAGATCTCCAGCGTCGGCCCTTCATCCGGCTTTCCGTCTTGTCTGTCGAAGTTCATCAAGAGACCCCGTCACAAATATTGCTCGGCTGGAACACACGCCATTCCTTACGACCGTCGGGGAAGGTGTTCTTACGTTGCGGCTTCGCCCGAATTGATTGTCGCGACTTGGCGTCAGGGAGATGACGCTTGTACTCTACCTGCTCTTGCCGAAGGGATGGGGGGCAGCAACGTTCCGCATCCAGCGGACGTCAAAGACGGTTTAAACCGCAGCCAAACGACGCGACATGCAGTGCCGTTTCGTTTTTTCGACCGGCATGACGTTGGCGACCTCGCGTCATTCTTTCAAATGACCTCGCACCGTAACCAAACCACCCATTGCACCCGAGAAAACCAAAGTCGCCTTTCGCTCCGCGAAAGTAGCGTCGCCCATCGTCAAACGTCGGGCGAGCACGTGCTATCGCCGACGATGGCGCGCGTAAGTGAGTCCGGGTTTCGAAAAAGACCTCCGTCCCCTTAAGAGCCGCCCGTCCCCTTAAGAGCCGCCAAAGTCGCCTTTTGCTCCGCGAAAGTAGCGTCCCCCCATCGTCAAACGTCGGGCAAGCACGTGCTATCGCCGACGATGGCGCGTGTAAGTGAGTCCGCGTTGCAAAAAAGACCTCCGTCCCCTAATGGCCGCCCGAGAAAACCAAAGTCGCCTTTCGCTCCGCGAAAGTAGCGTCTCCCCATCGTCAAACGTCGGGCAAGCACGTGCTATCGCCGACGATGGCACGCGTAAGTGAGTCCACGCTGCAAAAAAAGACCTCCGTCCCCTTAATGGCCGCGCGCTGGCTTTGGGTCAGATCGTGTGGATCGGGCGGTCGTCGACGGCCAGAGCGGCTTCGTGGACGATTTCGGACATCGTCGGGTGGGCGTGGCAGGTCCGTGCGATGTCTTCGCTGCTGGCACCGAACTCCATCGCCGCGGCGACCTCGGCGATCATGTCACCGGCGCGGGCGCCGATGATGTGGGCTCCCAGCACGCGATCGGTCGCGGCGTCGGCCAGGATTTTCACGCGGCCCTCGGCT belongs to Crateriforma spongiae and includes:
- a CDS encoding nucleoside hydrolase; this translates as MARKILIDCDPGIDDAVALCMALFDPRLDIMAITATAGTVDSDQATNNVTALIETLDPPRYPRVGKALAPSSEAPVDGNPALHGADGLGGLNLRGSNRQHLPDGDRVMADVFRRHKNEVTLLCLGPLTNLARLARRDPAVLPLIDKVIISGGAVQASGNASVAAEFNMFFDPAAAKDILASATTKSMVPLDVTEEFSFGVELLERLPSRDTRVGHLLHRILQFAFRAAHHHLGREMIPLYAPTALLSVLEPELFQWEPMAVDVETKGELTRGMTVADLRMRPQWTSNMEVATEINEADAEQSLVRGLRFAGQQT
- a CDS encoding SMP-30/gluconolactonase/LRE family protein, which produces MDSWTASPLDIGQDDTRRFLPEGPYALASGQLSWVAIQHGDDATIGSLNLCDLVRRENQSFDLPGRPGFAFPRADRSDFVVGCERSLGFFDPATGQWDVLVDGIDSDVDNTIINDGLVVDDNLIFGTKDLEFANRKAGLYLYRGRDGQLVRLRDDQVCSNGKAVYAGQDGSLRLIDIDSPTRQIVGYPIDIDTAILGDPEVLVDLNDDPAVPDGAVLTPDASGIIVSMYLPKAAEYGETRWYDLESGALRGVWRTPQSPQNTCPALVPMEGDVMLVITTAVENMSPEDFAACPNSGLLFVAPTPFKASDYRLPPRFEG
- a CDS encoding sulfatase — encoded protein: MPSEQHPILSGFANATHRTPRLLTLLLICVAIHWPQHAEADEKPSDSSQRLNVLMIAVDDLRPELACYGATHIHSPNIDRLAKSGIQFNHAYCQVAVCGASRASLLSGCRPETTDCWDFKTPLRSKMPDVLTLPQHFKNNGYETCFLGKVYHSRNDDASSWTMKADRWAPADPKKGKGYVATPMNKRVQHPTIKNLKHGPATENGGDVPDDAYTDGHNAQRAVKLIERFADHDKPFFLAVGFVKPHLPFNAPGKYWDLYDRDQIQIPPRVDIVDSVPYGRSTWGELKNYPDIPRNVDTLDDETTKRLIHGYYAAVSYTDAQVGKLMDALEQTGQRDNTVIVLWGDHGWYVGDYGDWCKHTNYEVATRVPMIFSAPQLSADHQTNALAEFVDIYPTLCQLTGMSVPDHCQGESLMPVLSDPNRDGKAAAFSQYRRNKPGVGPVLGTSIRTPRFRYTEWRRVKGGQLEDIELIDFQTDPEATRNVAAQPQYQSFLPTLQKLCAQSKTGVPL
- a CDS encoding class I SAM-dependent methyltransferase, whose protein sequence is MNRPPDPADDILAYNRLAWDHQVRKKNRWTTAVSPEEIQRARNDDWQIVLTPEKPVPREWFPDFRARPFEVLCLAGSGGQQAPILAAAGAKVTVLDNSPGQLAQDQLVADREGLSLRLIQGDMADLSVFDDQSFDLIVHPCSNTFVSDVLPVWKEAARVMKVGADLLSGIVNPIVYLFDDELMEKGEFKVRHKIPYSDLTSLSAQQKKALIDQREPFCFGHTLADQLGGQADAGLAITGLFEDGWSDWPISDFIPTFIATKSTKIGPVK
- a CDS encoding NHL repeat-containing protein translates to MVLAVCLLGMLSAETAIAQAAGDKDSNAQQTGAQDAGGRTAGTSAMKYPIAVAVESGDAATDDTLYIVDLELPGIWMSKSGDRTLFAEGSPRFRQPLNRPRCIALHPSGGVLVGDSATREVYHIPAAGAEPKPLSGGKIGIPMSLAVDSGGQWLFVADAETQAIWRMPVDGGAPEWFARVNARGLAFRDESTLAAVCPAKRSVQLIDVSIPTVDRPDRIVDNPAVTTVLDQRTFQFPAGLAVADDRLLVTDVYAGGVFSVDGDGAVTAWAEGQDLAGPVGIAAGDNAVWVADPQRGRLVAFSRDESSPKVVATRQ
- a CDS encoding toxin-antitoxin system HicB family antitoxin yields the protein MPSSSPSHNSAPARRNLNGKNAVDAEGRPLRYASDPDPDKPQPESVRLNLGPIDTDLPVEERPGEALRLAAEAFSQTGDWVVLFRELLGTEGVCRKLFPHPDQMRYFETTDPYIEIQEMIAALRSQEVGKGGASEPERMITIRIPKSLHEALRMEADEQNLSINKLCITKLLQRLDARHVPLQRGRRRGRRPGPQARPQNRQKDDTPRRPKEPQLTRHSTAKEAATETPESLPSVNFRPPASGDWSQRGGIDQ
- a CDS encoding DUF6666 family protein, whose translation is MTAIVTCLIAVGILRCPAGSAQVSNQTPNNHLRSGYQAQPPGRIQFNAKPAGSPRTSVAPKRPTSSRNSMIRMAAEGQVLAEVPAESLRGNLVKRNGGNVQQVGFLEDHGRCGPVCDCGHCGAEPGCGMEAVIVEPACGMEPVCGIEAACGCEPVCGMEPACGIEPGCGMEYGYGSLGCSGTVGCDCGGCDGGGCDSVGGPAAVPVFLPILRINWSRFQFFAGSMAYSGPLNYVDAGPGGNRVLDGSGSFGFHQGVNEGRSLRRWLGVDLAAQLGLRATQSNLRGSEFSDSSRNQIFLTGGLFRRVDYGLQYGAVLDYLNDDWYFQGDLLQIRGEVSWRTGRCHDFGVRYTAALNSNISDTTVLNDDGQFVTDYVQFEAIDQYRLFYRRILSGGGDAMGFLGGTDEGNFLMGSHLNLPLREKLMLATSTTYVVGEGASNQHRNEHWNVSIALVYRPGGPNGCGRYCRPLFDVADNGSFLVEKWY
- a CDS encoding SDR family oxidoreductase, whose amino-acid sequence is MDALKDRIVAVTGGGTGIGEGIATALAAAGCRVTIGGRRLEKLQSAAQSMTGPHPVRCHTIDVADAASIEAFFDDVTQNVGDVDILVNSAGINIQNRTMAEMAPEDWERVLQINATGAYRCMHRVLPAMRKRRDGLIVNISSVAGKRAISLGGVVYCASKFAMTALGTAVSNEVREEGVRITNVYPGEVNTPILENRPVKVSDEHKASILQPEDIASVVLSICALPPRANVPEIVIKPTRQEWV